A DNA window from Thermodesulfobacteriota bacterium contains the following coding sequences:
- the hcp gene encoding hydroxylamine reductase yields MFCNQCEQTAQGTACTKHGVCGKNAEVAALQDLLTYAVRGLSQVATAGRKVGVVDPAVNRFTAQAIFSTLTNVDFDPARFQALIAETVAHRKALTEKVKARGGSVTFADPAASLQPASDLAGLVAQGEQVRLPIDWERDDDVKSLQETTLYGIRGTAAYADHAAVLGKEDDGVYAFLHETLAKLTDKSLGLQDWVGLALKTGEANLKAMELLDAANTGTYGHPVPTPVPLGHVKGKAILVSGHDLKDLDDLLKQTEGKGITVYTHGEMLPCHGYPGLKKYKHFYGHYGTAWQNQRKEFPGFPGAILFTTNCIQEPQSDYADRVFTTGLVGWPGIKHVKNGAFGPVIEKALAMPGFASDEDKGSVLTGFGRNAVLGVADKVIGAVKSGAIKHFYLVGGCDGAKPGRNYYTEFVEKTPKDTVVLTLACGKFRFFDKKLGDIGGIPRLLDVGQCNDAYSAVQIAVALAGAFNCGVNDLPLSIICSWYEQKAVAILLTLLHLGIKGIRLGPSLPAFVTPNVLQVLVDNFDIKPISTPEADIRATLAA; encoded by the coding sequence ATGTTCTGCAACCAGTGTGAACAGACCGCTCAGGGAACCGCCTGCACCAAGCACGGAGTGTGCGGGAAGAACGCCGAGGTGGCCGCGCTCCAGGATCTCCTCACCTACGCCGTGCGGGGCCTCTCCCAGGTGGCCACGGCGGGGCGCAAGGTGGGGGTCGTGGACCCCGCCGTGAACCGCTTCACCGCCCAGGCCATCTTCTCCACCCTGACCAACGTGGACTTCGACCCCGCCCGCTTCCAGGCCCTCATCGCCGAGACGGTGGCCCACCGCAAGGCCCTGACCGAGAAGGTAAAGGCCAGGGGCGGCAGCGTCACCTTCGCCGATCCCGCCGCGAGCTTGCAGCCCGCGTCAGATCTGGCGGGCCTCGTGGCCCAGGGCGAGCAGGTGCGCCTGCCCATCGACTGGGAGCGCGACGACGACGTGAAGAGCCTCCAGGAGACGACCCTCTACGGAATTCGCGGCACGGCCGCTTACGCCGACCACGCGGCCGTGCTCGGCAAAGAGGACGACGGGGTCTACGCCTTCCTCCACGAGACCCTGGCAAAGCTCACGGACAAGAGCCTGGGGCTGCAAGACTGGGTTGGCCTGGCCCTCAAGACCGGCGAGGCGAACCTCAAGGCCATGGAGCTCCTGGACGCCGCCAACACCGGCACCTACGGTCACCCGGTGCCCACCCCCGTGCCCCTGGGGCACGTGAAGGGCAAGGCCATCCTCGTCTCCGGTCACGACCTGAAGGATCTCGATGACCTGCTCAAGCAGACCGAGGGCAAGGGCATCACCGTGTACACCCATGGGGAGATGCTGCCCTGCCACGGGTACCCGGGGCTCAAGAAGTACAAGCACTTCTACGGGCACTACGGCACCGCCTGGCAGAACCAGCGCAAGGAGTTCCCCGGCTTCCCGGGTGCGATCCTCTTTACCACCAACTGCATCCAGGAGCCCCAGTCCGACTACGCGGACCGCGTGTTCACCACGGGCCTGGTGGGCTGGCCGGGGATCAAGCACGTGAAGAACGGCGCCTTCGGGCCGGTGATCGAGAAGGCCCTGGCGATGCCGGGCTTCGCCTCGGATGAGGACAAGGGTTCGGTGCTCACCGGCTTCGGGCGAAACGCGGTGCTCGGGGTGGCGGACAAGGTGATCGGGGCGGTCAAGAGCGGCGCCATCAAGCACTTCTACCTGGTGGGCGGGTGCGACGGCGCCAAGCCCGGCCGCAACTACTATACCGAGTTCGTCGAGAAGACCCCGAAGGACACGGTGGTGCTCACGCTCGCGTGCGGAAAGTTCCGGTTCTTCGACAAGAAGCTCGGCGACATCGGGGGCATCCCGCGGCTGCTCGACGTGGGCCAGTGCAACGACGCCTACTCGGCGGTGCAGATCGCCGTGGCCCTGGCGGGCGCCTTCAACTGCGGCGTGAACGACCTGCCGCTGTCCATCATCTGCTCCTGGTACGAGCAGAAGGCGGTGGCGATCCTGCTCACGCTGCTCCACCTGGGCATCAAGGGCATCCGGCTCGGCCCCAGTCTGCCGGCCTTCGTGACCCCCAACGTGCTCCAGGTGCTGGTGGACAACTTCGACATCAAGCCCATCAGCACCCCCGAGGCGGACATCCGGGCGACCCTGGCCGCGTAA